The genomic stretch TAGAAGCTTCTCTGCCTGTGCGGTAATAAGCACCTGCTGTGGCACCGAACAAGCCGTCTCCTGAGCAGTCGATAAAGATATTTGCTTTGAGAGTAAACTCAGTTTCCGTAGTCAATTGCCAACAATAAGCTGCCTGGATCTTACCATCAATCATTATGGCCCTCATGGCAGAAGTATTCAGCTTAATCTCTAGGTTTGGCTCACGGGTGATGAAATCATATAGAACGTGATCCCAAACTGGATAGGAATCTTGCGGATTATGAAAGCGATTATGTAATAGAATCTCTTCAATTATCCCCGTTTCCCGCTCAGGAAGTCCGTTTTTCAATTGATTTACTCCATTCAAATGCACTCTAATCTCACTGGAAGAATTCCCCCCAAAAACAGATCTATCCTGAACGATGACTACTTTAGACCCATTGCGAGCAGCAGCTACCGCTGCGCAAATCCCAGCGGCTCCTCCTCCGATGACTACAACGTCATAGGTTTCTGTAACCTTCCTGTCCAGACGAGGCTTTTTGCCGGTCCCCAGTTGATACCATTGTTCTGGATCGCTATCTCCGAATGGTTTGTCTTTAACATTTACCGTAGTGGAACTTGGATCTTGGATTGGCAAGCCCGAACCAGAAAGAGGAATGACACTGGCTGCCATCGCACCTTTTACTGTATTTTTAAAAAAATCTCTTCTCTTCATAGTAGCAAAATATATTCAACTCAATTATTTTTGATTAGCCTTAATTTTTATCCACTGGCTTATACACTCTTATCCAGTCCACTATAAAAGTATGATCCTCTGTTTTGGCTAACTCACTGTCAGTGGGTGTATAAGTGTCTGATTGCAGGCCGGAAGCAGGGCTTGATCTCCAAGTTTGGTCTTCTACATTAATAATAATATCCATTTCCTTACTTAGACCTGTTCTGGTATCCTTGGCTGAGTTGCCAGGCTCTTCTGCATTTGTATAGAATTTGGGATCGATCATCTCTTTCCCAGAAACGGTTCGTACCAGCTTCCCATCAATATAATATTCCAAGTGCCAAGGATCTTTCCAGTAAACGCCATATCGATGAAATTCCTCTTTCCAAATTGTTCCATCCCTGTACCATGAACCTGAATCCGTAGGCTGATAATCCTGAAATGGGTTCCTAACAAATACATGATGACTAACGTGTATTCGCTCAGCATACCAGCTGGTGTTTTCCTGCGCACTTTCGGAGTATGTTGCTCCATACGCTTCTACTATATCTATTTCCTGAGTATCATCTGGGCTTAACAGCCATACATCAGATGCCAGCGTGGAATTCATGACCTTGGCATAAGCTTCCACATAGACGGGATACGACACTCTTGTCTTGGAGGTGATACAGCCTAAGAGAATCTTATCGGAATCTGGCTTGCGCGCAGCAATCATTTGTAAGAGCCCATCCTCGACCATGGAATGATTTCGCCTCCATTCCGTAAGGCCAGGACCAGCCCATTGGTTGTGGTAAAAATCATCCCATTTGTTAAGGAACTCCTCACTTTTCCCATCCGCTGGAGCCTGATAGTGGAAGTCATCAGAAAGCTCCTGAAACTCCCAAACCTTATTCTCTCCTGCTTCCGCAGGTACAGGAATATCCTTCCAGCCCAACTCCGTCTCCGGAGTTACTGGCTCTTCAATTTGCTGGTCATCATCGGTACCCAAATCCTGGTCCTGAGAATTGGAACAAGACGCCAAAGCCAATAAAACTATTGATGTAATAAAAAGCTTCATATAATTTCGTATTAATTGTGGTGTAATCTTTACTGATTTATTTTTCTATACTGATCCATCCTCTCCATCGCATCTCCTTCATATTTTCGCTGGAGTTGCCAAAGTGGTCTATCCAAAGTCAATTCCCATTCGAATAATCGTTTATATAGAACCCTGACCAATTCCGGATTTGCCGCCGCCAGATCATTACTTTCAGAGATATCCTTGCTCAGATTATAGAGCTCAGCAGGGCGATCAGGGAAACGTATCAGTTTCCAATCCCCAGCCCGAATTGCACCTCGGTTTTCCTTTTTCCAAAAAAGCACTTCATGTGGTCTGG from Algoriphagus sp. NG3 encodes the following:
- a CDS encoding family 16 glycosylhydrolase — translated: MKLFITSIVLLALASCSNSQDQDLGTDDDQQIEEPVTPETELGWKDIPVPAEAGENKVWEFQELSDDFHYQAPADGKSEEFLNKWDDFYHNQWAGPGLTEWRRNHSMVEDGLLQMIAARKPDSDKILLGCITSKTRVSYPVYVEAYAKVMNSTLASDVWLLSPDDTQEIDIVEAYGATYSESAQENTSWYAERIHVSHHVFVRNPFQDYQPTDSGSWYRDGTIWKEEFHRYGVYWKDPWHLEYYIDGKLVRTVSGKEMIDPKFYTNAEEPGNSAKDTRTGLSKEMDIIINVEDQTWRSSPASGLQSDTYTPTDSELAKTEDHTFIVDWIRVYKPVDKN